A region of the Candidatus Methylomirabilis oxygeniifera genome:
TCCGTTCCGCTCGCAATCGATTTTATTTCTATTTCGAGTTATGGCCCCACGACCAAGGCCTCCGGCGTCGTCGGCATCAGAAAAGACCTCGATGAAAGTATCGGCGGTCGAGACCTCCTTGTCATAGAAGATATCGTAGACACCGGCCTCACCCTGAGTTATCTGCTGAAGATCTTTCGAGCCCGCCAGCCGTCAAGCCTGCAAGTCTGCACGTTCCTGGACCGGAAGGTGCGTCGCATTATTGACCTCCCTATTGCCTATCGCGGATTTGAAATCCCCGAGCGGTTCGTAGTCGGCTATGGCCTCGACTACAACCAGCGCTACCGCAATCTGCCATGCATCGGCGTCCTGAAACCTGAGTGCATGGTGTCCTAGGGCCTCCAAGTCTCTCGACACCAGTACCGAGATATGGTAGAAGAGGGTCTCGCCTCTCGATGTTGTCCAGAGCCGGGGTGGTGAAACTGGCAGACGCACGGGACTCAAAATCCCGCGGACTTCGGTCCATGAGGGTTCGACCCCCTCCCCCGGCACCACTCTTTTCCATACGTTAGACGCTTTTGTCCTGGTAACGCCCACGGCGAACAGCCGATTGTGTAGCACTTCTGTCACTCTTCTTGTCGACCGCCACGATCACCTTTCGTTGGCCTGCTGTCTTCCGCCCTGCTTGGCGGTCAGCCATCGTTGCAGACCTTGCTTACTAAAGCGCAATACTTTGCGGCTCAGCTTCCAAGCGAAGGCGAGCCGACGACGGGCAATAC
Encoded here:
- the hprT gene encoding Hypoxanthine-guanine phosphoribosyltransferase (HGPRTase) (HGPRT), which translates into the protein MHHDMIEDLAEVLITEEAIAYRVKELGADISRDYFGKELVVAGVLRGALFFLADLARAISVPLAIDFISISSYGPTTKASGVVGIRKDLDESIGGRDLLVIEDIVDTGLTLSYLLKIFRARQPSSLQVCTFLDRKVRRIIDLPIAYRGFEIPERFVVGYGLDYNQRYRNLPCIGVLKPECMVS